From Polaromonas hydrogenivorans, one genomic window encodes:
- a CDS encoding tyrosine-type recombinase/integrase — MLDVTAVDPGAFFASWQAARLVRTDLKPMGAAGLTQASLVWRHWLAFCTVHGVAWDAARSVDIATFCQAISPRSSVKKTSPVTRRRYWRVLRDLYDHALASRLVECNPAEGAQPPATERVPSLALSPPMWAALHDGLHDGFPGGDDFKARRNRLALLLMMRAALTVREIIGLTLDCARPCTESPESPAGSGLLYLLRVRKAGGGHERVLQLDPETSRALHAWLEVRPVGLPALHPGSRLIVGDRIGRSIAPNGLYNICQAHLARCLVEKGFLDAPNPMATLDPGALAHMGPNTLRNTCIAMWFNAGVPLQEIQRRCGFKDASVMSRLGAHLLSPFPL, encoded by the coding sequence ATGCTTGATGTGACCGCTGTGGATCCCGGCGCGTTCTTTGCGTCCTGGCAGGCCGCCCGGCTCGTCCGCACGGACCTCAAACCCATGGGCGCGGCCGGCTTGACGCAAGCTTCTCTGGTCTGGCGTCACTGGCTGGCGTTTTGCACGGTGCACGGTGTTGCTTGGGATGCGGCGCGCAGCGTCGATATCGCCACGTTTTGCCAAGCCATCAGCCCGCGCTCGAGTGTCAAGAAAACCTCACCCGTCACGCGGCGCCGGTACTGGCGCGTGCTTCGTGACCTCTACGACCATGCGCTGGCGAGCCGCCTCGTCGAGTGCAACCCGGCCGAGGGCGCCCAGCCGCCGGCCACCGAGCGCGTGCCTTCGCTGGCACTATCTCCTCCCATGTGGGCCGCGCTGCACGATGGTCTGCATGACGGCTTTCCCGGTGGCGACGACTTCAAGGCTAGGCGCAACCGCCTGGCGCTGCTGCTCATGATGCGCGCGGCGCTCACCGTGCGCGAGATCATCGGCTTGACGCTGGACTGTGCCCGGCCCTGCACGGAGTCGCCTGAAAGCCCTGCCGGGTCGGGCCTGCTTTATCTCCTGCGCGTGCGCAAGGCGGGCGGCGGACACGAACGGGTGCTCCAACTCGATCCGGAAACCAGCCGGGCGCTGCACGCCTGGCTCGAGGTGCGCCCCGTGGGCCTTCCTGCCCTGCATCCGGGCAGCCGCCTGATCGTGGGCGACCGCATTGGGCGCTCCATTGCGCCCAACGGCCTGTACAACATCTGCCAGGCGCATCTGGCGCGCTGCCTGGTGGAAAAAGGTTTCTTGGACGCGCCCAATCCCATGGCTACGCTCGATCCGGGCGCCTTGGCCCACATGGGGCCCAACACGCTGCGCAACACCTGCATCGCCATGTGGTTCAACGCCGGCGTGCCTTTGCAAGAGATCCAGCGCCGCTGCGGCTTCAAGGACGCCAGTGTCATGAGCCGCCTGGGCGCACACCTGCTAAGCCCTTTTCCGCTTTGA
- a CDS encoding type II toxin-antitoxin system HipA family toxin: protein MNDNCTIQLFCDDSWHDVATVALIGPEQDGWRAKTYSGYAVEWVVNHGHARDAHALSCQLAVGLEPVELPHWPVFLIDMLPQGFGREELLRRIGLPATMAEGADWRLLQAGAGNPIGNLRVKEAAQWLLHHAGATLGFTDAEVAARSEDFTEFLASHGLFVAGSSGVQGEWPKVLLTRAHDGLLYLDHTLADDQAREHYIVKFGRGANPSLASILRHEAPYMELARRLGLRVHASLALKQQALFIRRFDRAVQPGGRVVRLAQESIASLTGLPGFGAVPSHDQVCRELMARCADPEAEVLEYIKRDVANLALGNKDNHARNTALQRDFAGGVRLAPLYDFAPMYMHPDGIARRIRWAENDGGRPDWRRVVDRVCEIGAQVPSKGRRVRAKATPAVRREFLVAGLKAMVPALLEIAQQGSAMGLDREVLNHLRPGIVGQAERLSALV from the coding sequence ATGAATGACAACTGCACCATTCAACTTTTTTGCGACGACTCATGGCACGATGTCGCAACAGTCGCGCTTATCGGACCAGAGCAGGATGGATGGCGCGCTAAAACTTACTCAGGCTACGCGGTCGAATGGGTGGTGAATCATGGCCATGCGCGCGACGCCCACGCGCTGTCGTGCCAGCTTGCGGTTGGACTCGAGCCTGTGGAGTTGCCGCACTGGCCGGTTTTTCTCATCGACATGCTTCCTCAGGGCTTCGGACGTGAGGAACTGCTGCGACGCATCGGCCTGCCAGCAACAATGGCGGAAGGCGCGGACTGGCGCTTGCTCCAAGCCGGGGCGGGCAATCCCATTGGTAACCTGCGCGTCAAGGAAGCGGCACAGTGGCTCCTGCATCATGCGGGAGCAACGCTCGGCTTTACCGACGCCGAAGTGGCGGCCCGCAGCGAAGACTTCACGGAATTCCTGGCGTCGCACGGCCTGTTTGTCGCGGGCTCTTCCGGCGTGCAAGGCGAGTGGCCCAAGGTGCTGCTCACCCGAGCCCACGACGGGCTCCTTTACCTAGACCATACCCTGGCCGATGACCAGGCGCGCGAGCACTACATCGTCAAGTTCGGGCGAGGCGCTAACCCGTCCCTGGCCAGCATCCTGCGGCATGAAGCGCCCTACATGGAGCTTGCGCGCCGACTGGGCCTGCGCGTGCATGCTTCGCTGGCGCTCAAGCAGCAAGCCTTGTTCATCCGGCGGTTCGACAGGGCCGTGCAGCCTGGCGGGCGGGTGGTACGCCTAGCCCAGGAGAGCATCGCGTCTCTGACGGGCCTTCCCGGGTTCGGGGCCGTGCCCAGCCATGACCAGGTGTGCCGAGAACTGATGGCGCGCTGCGCGGACCCCGAGGCGGAGGTGCTCGAGTACATAAAGCGTGACGTGGCCAACCTCGCGCTTGGCAACAAGGACAACCACGCCCGAAACACAGCCCTGCAACGAGATTTCGCGGGCGGGGTGCGGCTTGCGCCGCTTTATGACTTCGCGCCCATGTACATGCACCCGGATGGCATTGCCCGGCGCATCAGGTGGGCCGAAAACGATGGCGGGCGCCCGGATTGGCGCCGGGTGGTCGATCGGGTCTGCGAAATCGGCGCGCAGGTTCCGTCGAAGGGGCGTCGGGTCCGGGCAAAGGCGACCCCTGCCGTGCGTCGGGAATTTTTGGTCGCGGGCCTGAAGGCCATGGTGCCAGCGCTGCTGGAAATTGCGCAGCAGGGCAGCGCCATGGGCCTGGACCGCGAAGTCCTGAACCACTTGCGGCCTGGAATTGTGGGGCAGGCCGAACGTTTGTCCGCTCTGGTGTGA
- a CDS encoding response regulator transcription factor has product MAIGNESAVGSDFLVKGSSISAGHHLAGALPSMWPGFLTGQAEHPVRVLLIDDDLHMSRVIAHELLGDLRIDLLGQGGSVREGRRLISQNEFDVMLVDLNLDDGSGFELIEYMKTVRPMAEAVVISAMEDEQHALHAFELGATGYLVKNSWFGNFPQAVLQVVNGGASITPSLARRLLGKFEPPQATVQTLPVSHGKDNKLSEREQQVLKLVASGQTSTEIGARLSISGQTVNTHIKNIYRKLNVRTRAHAVSFATSHRLM; this is encoded by the coding sequence GTGGCTATTGGCAACGAATCGGCGGTCGGGTCGGACTTTTTGGTCAAAGGCAGCTCTATCTCGGCAGGCCATCACCTGGCTGGCGCCTTGCCCTCGATGTGGCCGGGCTTCCTCACGGGCCAGGCCGAGCACCCGGTGCGGGTGCTGCTGATTGACGATGATCTTCATATGAGCCGCGTGATCGCGCACGAACTGCTCGGGGATCTGCGGATCGACCTGCTCGGGCAAGGCGGCAGCGTGCGGGAAGGGCGCCGGCTGATCAGCCAGAACGAGTTCGACGTGATGCTGGTCGACCTGAACCTGGACGACGGCAGCGGCTTTGAGTTGATCGAGTACATGAAGACCGTCCGGCCCATGGCCGAGGCGGTCGTCATCTCGGCCATGGAGGACGAGCAGCATGCCCTGCATGCGTTCGAGCTCGGCGCCACCGGCTACCTGGTCAAGAACTCCTGGTTCGGCAACTTTCCCCAGGCAGTGCTGCAGGTGGTCAATGGCGGCGCGTCGATCACGCCCAGCCTGGCGCGCCGGCTGCTGGGCAAGTTCGAGCCGCCTCAAGCCACTGTCCAGACGCTGCCCGTGAGCCACGGCAAGGACAACAAGCTGTCCGAGCGCGAACAGCAAGTCCTCAAGCTGGTCGCCTCGGGCCAGACCAGCACTGAAATCGGCGCACGCTTGAGCATCAGCGGGCAGACCGTCAACACGCACATCAAGAACATCTACCGCAAGCTCAATGTGCGCACGCGCGCGCACGCAGTGAGTTTTGCCACCAGCCACCGGCTCATGTGA
- a CDS encoding dodecin: MSHHVYKLLELTGSSSVSIEEAVSTAIAKAHETVRSIQWFTVTETRGHVVDGKVAHWQVSLKIGFTLE, encoded by the coding sequence ATGAGCCATCATGTCTACAAGCTGCTGGAGCTGACCGGCTCGTCCAGCGTCAGTATTGAAGAGGCCGTGAGCACGGCCATCGCCAAGGCGCATGAGACGGTGCGCAGCATCCAGTGGTTCACCGTCACCGAGACCCGGGGCCATGTGGTCGATGGCAAGGTGGCGCACTGGCAAGTGTCCCTGAAGATCGGCTTCACGCTGGAATAG
- a CDS encoding single-stranded DNA-binding protein, which produces MIEALVAGKLHGQPAQKISKTGKPFVVAKVRAHAGDADVFVNVIAFSQAACEALLALGEGDAVALAGSLVPKAWTDREGIARPALDLVASQVLSAYHVMRKRKAVEGRPPGPSEPQPPSRHDELDDGAPLDF; this is translated from the coding sequence ATGATCGAAGCCCTGGTAGCGGGCAAGCTGCACGGCCAGCCCGCCCAAAAGATCTCCAAGACGGGAAAACCGTTCGTGGTCGCCAAGGTGCGCGCCCATGCCGGCGACGCCGATGTGTTCGTGAACGTGATTGCCTTCAGCCAGGCCGCTTGCGAAGCGTTGCTGGCGCTGGGCGAGGGCGACGCGGTGGCGCTGGCCGGCAGCCTCGTGCCCAAGGCGTGGACGGACCGAGAAGGAATTGCTCGGCCGGCACTCGACCTGGTGGCCAGCCAGGTCTTGAGCGCCTACCATGTGATGCGCAAGCGCAAGGCGGTCGAAGGCAGGCCGCCTGGCCCGTCCGAACCCCAGCCGCCAAGCCGCCACGATGAGCTTGACGATGGCGCTCCGCTGGACTTTTGA
- a CDS encoding response regulator gives MSATTILVEDSKALRDALMTVLHPSMGGRVIDVADTAAEALALVASHGAKWDLMILDLFLRDGTGLSVLQACRDRLPHQRIVVLTNMATPQMRRECLKLGADEVFDKSRELNKLYERCNSYQLA, from the coding sequence ATGTCGGCCACCACGATTCTTGTCGAAGACAGCAAGGCGTTAAGGGACGCTTTGATGACGGTCCTGCACCCGTCCATGGGTGGCCGTGTCATTGATGTGGCTGACACCGCGGCAGAGGCATTGGCGCTCGTGGCAAGCCATGGGGCCAAATGGGATCTGATGATCCTGGATCTGTTTTTACGCGATGGCACGGGACTGAGTGTGCTGCAGGCCTGCCGTGATCGCTTGCCGCACCAGCGCATCGTGGTGCTGACGAACATGGCAACGCCTCAGATGAGGCGCGAGTGCCTCAAGCTCGGTGCCGATGAGGTCTTTGACAAGTCGCGTGAATTGAACAAACTGTACGAGCGCTGCAATTCCTATCAATTGGCTTGA
- a CDS encoding Tn3 family transposase: MPRRSILSVAERDSLLALPATQDELIRHYTLSETDLSIIGQHRKAANRLGFAVQLCYMRHPGVILEIDAEPFAPLLRMVAAQLKVAPECWAEYGQRAETRREHLLELQSIFGLQTFTTRHYRASIQSLDELALQTDKGIVLASELTDGLRRKSILLPSPNVIERICAEAITRANRRIYAALTDPLSAVHRQCLDELLKRREGSKGTWLAWLRQSPVKPNSRHMLEHIERLKAWQALDLPPGIERLVHQNRLLKIAREGGQMTPADLAKFEVQRRYATLVALAIEGMATVTDEIIDLHDRIIGKLFNAAKNKHQQQFQASGKAINDKVRLYGRVGQALLEAKQSGADPFSAIESVLSWDAFTASVGEAQKLAQPAQFDFLHRIGENYATLRRYAPQFLEVLKLRAAPAAKGVLDAIDVLRGMNADNARKVPAGAPTAFVKPRWAKLVLTDEGIDRRYYELCALSELKNALRSGDVWVQGSRQFKDFEDYLVPAGKFAAMKLASQLPLAVDTDCEQYLQGRLSLLEQQLATVNRLAAANELPDAIITTASGLKVTPLDAAVPDAAQSLIDQAAALLPHVKITELLMEVDEWTGFTRHFTHLKAGDTAPDKALLLTTILADGINLGLSKMAESCPGTTYARLSWLQAWHIRDETYSSALAELVNAQLGQPFAGNWGDGTTSSSDGQRFKAGGRAESTGHINPKYGSDPGRTFYTHLSDQYAPFSAKVVNVGVRDSTYVLDGLLYHESDLAVEEHYTDTAGFTDHVFGLMHLLGFRFAPRIRDLGETKLFILKGDASYDALAPMISSDRLNIRHIRAHWDDILRLAASIKQGTVTASLMLRKLGSYPRQNGLAIALRELGRIERTLFILDWLQSVELRRRVQVGLNKGEARNALARAVFFYRLGEIRDRSFEQQRYRASGLNLITAAIVLWNTVYLERTINAMRGHAKPVDDALLQHLSPLGWEHINLTGDYLWKSSAKAGAGKFRPLRPMPPA, from the coding sequence ATGCCCCGTCGTTCGATTCTTTCTGTTGCCGAGCGCGACAGCCTGCTTGCCCTGCCGGCTACCCAGGATGAACTCATCCGGCACTACACGCTCAGCGAAACCGACCTGTCGATCATTGGTCAGCATCGCAAAGCAGCGAACCGGCTGGGTTTCGCCGTCCAGCTTTGCTACATGCGCCATCCTGGCGTGATACTGGAAATAGACGCGGAGCCTTTCGCGCCGTTGCTGCGCATGGTGGCCGCACAACTCAAGGTGGCTCCAGAGTGCTGGGCTGAATATGGCCAGCGTGCCGAAACGCGCCGCGAACACTTGCTTGAGCTGCAGTCGATCTTCGGTTTGCAGACCTTCACCACCCGACATTACCGTGCCAGCATTCAAAGCCTGGATGAACTGGCCTTGCAGACCGATAAAGGCATCGTGCTGGCCTCGGAACTGACCGATGGACTGCGCCGAAAAAGCATTCTGCTTCCCTCACCGAATGTCATCGAACGCATCTGCGCCGAGGCGATCACCCGAGCCAATCGGCGCATTTACGCCGCACTGACGGACCCCCTGTCGGCCGTCCACCGCCAGTGCCTGGACGAGCTGCTCAAGCGCAGGGAAGGCAGCAAGGGAACCTGGCTGGCATGGCTGCGCCAGTCGCCCGTCAAGCCGAACTCGCGCCACATGCTCGAACACATCGAGCGCCTCAAGGCCTGGCAGGCGCTGGACCTGCCCCCTGGCATCGAGCGGCTGGTCCACCAGAACCGGCTGCTCAAGATCGCCCGCGAGGGCGGCCAGATGACGCCTGCCGACCTGGCCAAATTCGAGGTCCAGCGGCGCTATGCGACCCTGGTGGCGCTGGCCATCGAGGGTATGGCCACCGTCACCGATGAGATCATCGACCTGCACGACCGCATCATCGGCAAGCTGTTCAACGCGGCCAAGAACAAACACCAGCAGCAGTTCCAGGCCTCGGGCAAGGCCATCAACGACAAGGTGCGCCTGTACGGGCGCGTCGGCCAGGCACTGCTCGAAGCCAAACAAAGCGGCGCCGATCCCTTTTCGGCCATCGAATCTGTCCTTTCCTGGGATGCGTTCACGGCCAGCGTTGGGGAAGCGCAAAAGCTCGCGCAGCCGGCGCAGTTCGATTTCCTCCACCGCATTGGCGAGAACTACGCCACGCTGCGCCGCTATGCGCCTCAATTCCTGGAGGTTCTGAAACTGCGGGCGGCCCCGGCCGCCAAGGGCGTGCTCGACGCCATCGACGTGCTGCGCGGCATGAACGCCGACAACGCCCGCAAGGTGCCTGCCGGCGCGCCGACCGCGTTTGTCAAGCCGCGCTGGGCCAAGCTGGTTCTGACTGACGAGGGCATCGACCGGCGCTACTACGAGCTGTGCGCGTTGTCCGAACTCAAGAACGCGCTGCGCTCGGGCGATGTCTGGGTGCAGGGTTCGCGCCAGTTCAAGGATTTCGAGGACTACCTGGTGCCCGCCGGAAAGTTTGCCGCGATGAAACTGGCCAGCCAGCTGCCGCTGGCCGTTGACACCGATTGTGAGCAGTACCTGCAGGGCCGCCTGTCGCTGCTGGAGCAGCAGTTGGCCACGGTCAATCGACTGGCTGCGGCCAACGAGTTGCCGGATGCCATCATCACCACCGCGTCGGGCCTGAAGGTCACGCCGTTGGACGCGGCGGTGCCTGATGCTGCCCAAAGCCTGATCGACCAGGCGGCGGCGCTGCTGCCGCATGTCAAGATCACCGAGTTGCTGATGGAGGTCGATGAGTGGACCGGTTTCACCCGGCACTTCACGCACCTCAAGGCCGGCGACACGGCCCCGGACAAGGCCTTGCTGCTCACGACGATTCTGGCCGACGGGATCAACCTGGGCCTGTCCAAAATGGCCGAGTCCTGCCCCGGCACGACCTACGCCAGGCTGTCCTGGCTGCAGGCCTGGCACATCCGGGACGAGACGTATTCATCGGCCCTCGCCGAGCTGGTCAATGCCCAGCTTGGGCAGCCCTTTGCCGGGAACTGGGGCGACGGCACCACGTCCTCCTCGGACGGCCAGCGCTTCAAGGCGGGCGGCCGGGCCGAGAGCACCGGGCATATCAACCCGAAATACGGCAGCGATCCGGGCCGGACCTTCTACACCCACCTCTCGGACCAGTACGCGCCTTTCAGCGCCAAGGTGGTCAACGTCGGCGTGCGCGATTCCACCTATGTGCTCGATGGCTTGCTGTACCACGAGTCCGACCTAGCGGTCGAGGAGCACTACACCGACACGGCGGGCTTTACCGATCACGTCTTTGGGCTGATGCACCTGCTGGGCTTTCGCTTCGCGCCGCGCATCCGGGACCTGGGCGAGACCAAACTGTTCATCCTGAAGGGCGATGCCAGTTATGACGCGCTCGCGCCGATGATCAGCAGCGACAGGCTGAACATCAGGCACATCCGCGCCCACTGGGATGACATCCTGCGGCTGGCCGCCTCCATCAAGCAGGGCACGGTGACGGCCTCGCTGATGCTCAGAAAGCTCGGCAGCTACCCGCGCCAGAACGGCTTGGCCATCGCCCTGCGCGAGCTCGGGCGCATCGAGCGCACGTTGTTCATCCTCGACTGGCTGCAAAGCGTGGAGCTGCGCCGGCGCGTGCAGGTCGGGCTAAACAAGGGCGAGGCGCGCAACGCCCTGGCCAGGGCGGTGTTCTTCTACCGACTGGGGGAAATCCGCGACCGCAGCTTTGAACAGCAGCGCTACCGCGCCAGCGGCCTGAACCTCATCACGGCGGCCATCGTGCTGTGGAACACCGTGTATCTGGAGCGGACCATCAACGCAATGCGGGGTCATGCAAAGCCCGTGGACGATGCGCTGCTGCAGCACCTCTCGCCGCTGGGCTGGGAGCACATCAACCTGACAGGCGACTACCTGTGGAAAAGCAGTGCCAAGGCCGGTGCAGGCAAGTTCAGGCCCCTGCGGCCAATGCCGCCGGCTTAA
- a CDS encoding ATP-binding protein codes for MTTSTLTFAGEGAMRALLRAHDWSGFALGPPTAWPGPLKTVIQLMLDCRRPSCLAWGPQLHLFYNDAYMEVLGEKHPSALARPFWDVWPELRQDLGPAVARALKGEPSLQKNMPFQIMRQGFLEPTLFIFSLLPVRDDEGQVAGLFSLGMETTEQVQAEQSQRFLLALTDGLRPLDEPDRITALACEMLGRHLKASRVFYCEVDHLQRTFFIRSNWVRQGLDSVAGETRRLDDYGPQIIDMLYGAQPVAINDIAQDPRTAPYAQAYRRIGLRAYLAIPLIKSNRLISLLSVHSDVPRRWSRRDRYLCEQLIERTWAAAQNAHAQAQLRTAVDKLKMADAQKDEFLAMLGHELRNPLAPIRSAAELLMRAKLDEGEVRQTSEIIARQVDHMTVLIDDLLDVSRVTRGLIELEKTPLDMRRIVQDAVEQVDPLIRSRHHHLALHLTPEVTTVMGDEKRLVQVVANLLNNAAKYTPQGGHLVLRTELHDQKVVLSVMDDGIGMEPELASRVFELFAQAERTPDRASGGLGLGLALVKSLVELHGGGVTGASIGPGKGSTFTVSLPRLPVQAERAKGQQAA; via the coding sequence ATGACGACATCCACGCTGACTTTTGCAGGCGAAGGAGCCATGCGGGCGCTGTTGAGGGCGCACGATTGGTCAGGCTTTGCCCTGGGGCCGCCCACCGCGTGGCCAGGCCCCTTGAAGACAGTCATCCAGCTCATGCTCGACTGCAGGCGGCCCAGTTGCCTGGCCTGGGGGCCGCAGCTTCACCTCTTCTATAACGACGCTTATATGGAAGTGCTTGGAGAAAAACATCCATCGGCTTTGGCCAGGCCGTTTTGGGATGTCTGGCCCGAGTTAAGGCAGGATCTGGGACCGGCCGTGGCGCGTGCCCTGAAAGGCGAGCCTTCTTTGCAGAAGAACATGCCGTTTCAGATCATGCGCCAGGGTTTTCTGGAGCCCACGTTGTTCATCTTTTCACTGCTGCCCGTCCGGGACGATGAGGGTCAGGTGGCGGGCCTGTTCAGTCTGGGCATGGAAACCACCGAACAAGTTCAAGCCGAGCAGAGCCAGCGTTTCTTGCTGGCGTTGACCGATGGCCTGCGACCTCTTGACGAGCCCGACCGCATCACGGCGCTGGCGTGCGAAATGCTGGGTCGGCATCTGAAGGCTTCGCGGGTTTTTTATTGCGAAGTTGACCATTTACAAAGAACATTTTTTATCCGCAGCAACTGGGTCAGGCAAGGCCTGGACAGCGTGGCCGGAGAAACGAGGCGGCTCGATGACTATGGTCCGCAAATCATCGACATGCTGTATGGCGCACAACCGGTCGCCATCAACGATATCGCCCAAGACCCGCGCACGGCCCCCTACGCCCAGGCGTATCGGCGCATCGGATTGCGCGCCTACCTGGCCATACCGCTGATCAAATCGAACCGATTGATCAGCCTGCTGAGTGTGCATTCTGACGTGCCTCGCCGCTGGAGCCGGCGAGACAGGTATCTTTGCGAACAACTCATCGAGCGTACCTGGGCTGCCGCGCAAAATGCGCATGCCCAGGCCCAATTGCGCACAGCGGTCGACAAGCTCAAGATGGCAGACGCGCAAAAAGACGAATTCCTGGCCATGCTGGGCCATGAACTGAGAAATCCGCTGGCCCCGATCCGCTCGGCGGCCGAGCTTTTGATGCGGGCAAAGCTCGACGAAGGGGAGGTGCGCCAAACCAGTGAAATCATCGCGCGACAGGTGGACCACATGACCGTCCTGATTGACGATCTGCTCGATGTCTCCCGCGTCACCCGAGGCTTGATCGAACTGGAGAAAACGCCGCTGGACATGCGCCGTATCGTGCAGGATGCGGTCGAGCAGGTGGATCCGCTGATCCGCTCAAGACACCATCATCTGGCGCTGCATCTGACGCCTGAAGTCACCACCGTCATGGGCGACGAAAAGCGGCTGGTGCAGGTGGTCGCCAACTTGCTGAACAATGCCGCCAAATATACCCCCCAAGGCGGCCATCTCGTGCTCAGGACCGAGCTGCATGACCAGAAGGTGGTGCTCAGCGTGATGGACGACGGGATCGGGATGGAGCCTGAACTGGCCAGCCGCGTGTTTGAGCTGTTTGCGCAGGCCGAGCGCACGCCAGACCGCGCTTCTGGCGGCCTGGGACTCGGGCTTGCCCTGGTCAAAAGTCTGGTCGAGCTTCATGGCGGAGGCGTGACAGGCGCGAGTATTGGTCCGGGCAAGGGAAGCACCTTCACGGTGAGCCTGCCGCGACTGCCGGTTCAAGCTGAGCGGGCCAAGGGGCAGCAGGCAGCATGA
- a CDS encoding helix-turn-helix domain-containing protein, whose product MDKRYAALTLVQQMDLRRKAVEDVLAHQEWSLPEAIRHLKKTMRLTTAELAKLADVGFRTLQDIEQERSEGSVQTMGRIFGVLGLKLGVVRAAPNAPAAQTNTTANGHLPDQA is encoded by the coding sequence ATGGATAAACGGTATGCCGCACTGACGCTGGTGCAGCAAATGGACCTGCGCCGCAAGGCTGTCGAAGATGTGTTGGCTCACCAGGAATGGAGCCTGCCCGAGGCCATCCGGCACCTGAAGAAAACGATGCGGCTCACTACTGCGGAACTCGCCAAGCTTGCGGACGTGGGGTTTCGCACGCTGCAGGACATAGAGCAGGAGCGCAGCGAGGGAAGCGTTCAGACGATGGGCCGCATCTTCGGCGTCCTTGGCCTGAAGCTTGGCGTCGTGCGCGCCGCCCCGAACGCCCCTGCAGCACAAACAAACACCACAGCGAACGGGCACCTGCCCGACCAGGCTTGA
- a CDS encoding GAF domain-containing protein, with amino-acid sequence MAEQFNDEQAYVDLTTTALQVCQGRIALISLQDGDKMWFRTRVGLDALQIPKDKSFCECAMAFCDRILVVEDAAADPRFADNPLVTGPLGIRFYVGAPLVLSTGLVLGNLCVLDSEPRKLAAEELDMLDFLSKQVAVMLEKSRSYIRPQAGV; translated from the coding sequence GTGGCCGAGCAGTTCAATGACGAGCAGGCCTACGTCGATCTAACGACCACTGCGCTGCAGGTTTGCCAGGGGCGCATTGCGCTGATTTCGCTGCAGGACGGCGACAAGATGTGGTTCAGGACCCGGGTCGGGTTAGACGCACTGCAAATTCCAAAAGACAAGTCGTTTTGCGAGTGCGCCATGGCTTTTTGCGACCGAATTTTGGTGGTGGAAGATGCGGCTGCAGATCCGAGATTCGCAGATAACCCATTGGTCACTGGACCGCTGGGCATCCGTTTTTATGTGGGAGCGCCCTTGGTGCTCTCAACCGGCCTGGTGTTGGGCAATCTTTGTGTTCTGGACAGTGAGCCCAGGAAGCTGGCAGCTGAAGAGCTGGACATGCTTGATTTTCTCAGCAAGCAAGTGGCCGTGATGCTTGAAAAAAGCAGGTCCTACATCCGCCCGCAGGCTGGCGTTTAG
- a CDS encoding recombinase family protein, translating to MLIGYARVSTLDQHLDLQIDALTQAGCHRLFDDKISGSRAERPGLAKALDMLREGDTLVVWKLDRLGRSVKHLVDLVGQLHQQGVHLKSLTDAIDTGTPSGRFFFHVMASLAEMERELTAERTRAGLEVARQLGRKGGRKRKMTDSKIASARKLLASGVPPRDVAKNMGVSVPTLYRWIPASSQA from the coding sequence ATGCTGATCGGTTATGCACGCGTCTCCACGCTGGATCAACACCTTGATCTACAGATCGACGCCTTGACCCAGGCGGGCTGCCACAGGCTCTTTGACGACAAGATCAGCGGCAGCCGGGCCGAACGGCCCGGTCTGGCCAAGGCGCTGGACATGCTGCGCGAGGGCGACACCCTGGTCGTGTGGAAACTCGACCGGCTTGGCCGCAGCGTCAAGCACCTGGTGGACCTGGTCGGCCAGCTGCACCAGCAGGGCGTGCATCTCAAGAGCCTGACCGATGCCATCGACACAGGAACCCCCTCGGGCCGATTTTTCTTTCACGTCATGGCCAGCCTGGCCGAGATGGAGAGGGAGCTGACAGCAGAGCGCACCCGCGCAGGGCTGGAAGTGGCTCGTCAGCTGGGCCGCAAAGGCGGGCGCAAGCGCAAAATGACCGACAGCAAGATCGCATCAGCCAGAAAACTCCTGGCCAGCGGCGTGCCGCCGCGCGACGTGGCCAAGAACATGGGCGTGTCCGTGCCCACTCTGTACCGCTGGATTCCGGCATCCTCGCAGGCTTAA